In Nothobranchius furzeri strain GRZ-AD chromosome 18, NfurGRZ-RIMD1, whole genome shotgun sequence, a single genomic region encodes these proteins:
- the bdkrb2 gene encoding B2 bradykinin receptor, with product MTLQPTSIPSFNVTPSNTDRNATNDSSCPEPEAWEWLYANQPVYILIISVLGIIFNLFVLMVFCLHKKPCTIAEIYLSNLAAADLVLVSCLPFWAVNISNNFNWPFGEFMCKVVNVGIKVNIYCSIYFLVLVSIDRYLALVHALSHGRMRRPKYAKLSCLLTWGFGLLLSIPTFIFREVSYFPEYDVEACYLEYPNLSVELFFDGLLLILSFIVPISIISFCTLKIIQALKTKVIERFNAEKTEQKATTLILVVLLAFLICWVPFHLITILNMLSRAEVLVGCHVSSVLDICNQIFTYLGFFNSVLNPVLYVIVGKNFRKKVQELVKQWSIKRTINSESTRSNLSSTLKTLV from the exons ATGACTCTTCAGCCTACGAG CATCCCCAGCTTCAACGTCACTCCATCGAACACGGACCGTAACGCTACCAATGACTCCTCCTGTCCAGAGCCAGAGGCCTGGGAATGGCTCTACGCCAATCAGCCTGTGTACATTCTGATCATCAGCGTGTTGGGAATCATATTCAACCTCTTTGTCTTGATGGTGTTCTGCCTCCACAAGAAGCCGTGCACCATAGCTGAGATCTACTTAAGTAATCTAGCTGCAGCTGATCTGGTTTTGGTGTCCTGTTTGCCTTTCTGGGCAGTCAACATCTCCAATAATTTCAATTGGCCTTTTGGTGAATTTATGTGCAAAGTTGTTAACGTGGGCATTAAAGTGAATATCTACTGCAGCATTTATTTTCTTGTCCTGGTTAGCATAGATCGCTACTTGGCACTGGTGCATGCTCTGTCACACGGGAGAATGCGCAGGCCTAAGTATGCCAAACTAAGCTGTTTGCTGACTTGGGGCTTTGGCTTGTTGTTGAGCATCCCCACGTTCATCTTTAGGGAAGTGAGCTATTTCCCGGAGTATGATGTTGAAGCGTGTTATCTGGAATATCCAAACCTCTCAGTAGAGCTGTTTTTTGATGGCTTGTTACTGATACTCAGCTTCATCGTTCCCATTTCAATCATCTCATTCTGCACGTTGAAGATCATTCAAGCTCTGAAGACTAAGGTGATAGAGAGGTTCAACGCGGAGAAAACGGAGCAGAAAGCCACCACCCTGATACTGGTGGTCCTCCTGGCCTTCCTCATATGCTGGGTGCCATTCCACTTGATCACCATTTTAAACATGCTGTCACGAGCCGAAGTCCTCGTGGGGTGTCACGTCTCATCGGTGTTGGATATCTGCAACCAGATCTTCACCTACCTGGGATTCTTCAACAGCGTGCTCAACCCAGTCCTGTACGTAATTGTTGGGAAGAACTTCAGAAAGAAAGTTCAGGAACTCGTAAAGCAGTGGAGCATTAAAAGGACAATAAACTCTGAGTCCACGCGCTCAAACTTATCTTCCACACTCAAAACGCTGGTCTAG